The sequence TATCGCAAGCTTACTAGCTGGTTACGTCTCCATCCTGGCGAAACAGACGTCAGCGAAAGCACTCGCACCTTGGACACATGCCTTCTGCGGGCTGTTTGCCTGTTTAATCGTCTATCCGAAACTGATTTCGGCTCTGCCTGCTTATGAAGAGCACTTACATCTTGCCTTTCACCTTGCAATTTCTGGTGTCATACTGCTGATGGTCAGCCTGTTGTGGCAAAAGGGTCAGCAAAAAATACTGGCACAAGCCGTCTTCTATATGGGGCAAGCAAGCTATGGATTAGCAGTACTGATGCTACTAACAAGCAGCACAGCGACAGATACACAATTTATCCGTCCAGCTATACTGCTTGGCGGGATCATGATCGCTATTTGGCTGGTACGTTACGTACGAATTAATTATTTATGGGCCGTTGTCTCTGTGATGACGTTTGCCTTTTACATGTCCTTAACAAGCACTTTCGCTATTACCAAAATGGACGCGATAACTGTGTATATGCTGTTTGGACCATTGCTCTTACTTGGGGTAGATTGGGTTGCCGGCAAATATGTCACTGCGTTAAAGCCTTATTTTTTCTGGACGGCACATATTATGCTTGCCTATACGATTCTCGGGGTAATAGCGAACCAATTAACGATACACACGATTCACCCTGGTCTGTTCCTGATCCCACTTACAATTTATCTCTACAGCATTTGGATAAAACGAACAGAATGGCAGCTTAAACTGTTTCTCTATGCGGCAATGACTTTGATTTCTTTTCTGGTCATCTTTCACGTCCTGTTCTATGACTGGACAGAAACGATTTCGATTGCGTTTAGCTTTGTTACATCGAGTGTATTGCTTGTACTAATCAGCTTGTTCTTCCAAACCGATTGGAAGCAGCGAATGGAATGGTATCTGATTCCGTTTGGCAATCTCAGCTTGCTGATCGTCACGACATTCGAAACATTGCCAACACTGGGTGAAGTAGCGATTGTATTTGGATTTGGGATAGTGAACCTTTATCTGCTGCACCGACGCAACTGGACATTAGCACTGATTGTACCATTGATGCTGTTGCTGTTGATGTGGCAAAGCCAACAGTATGTGACTGGCGATGTCGGGATGCTGCTGATTTATGGCGGTTGTTTTGTTGCCTTAACGATAGCTGGAAGAGTTTTATTCGAGAAGTTATTTGATGACGACAAGCACAAGCTTCTGATCGACTGGTATTCACTTTTTGCCGTACTGTATGCAGGGTTTACCTTTGCATATGCGGAAGCCATCGACAGTGTATGGGTTCGGATACTGCCATACTTACTGATTGCGGGGTGGCTGTTCCTTCAGGTGAAGCGGATCAGTCAGCCTGTCATGCAAAAGGTGATCATGTCAGCAGGAGCACTATGCCTGCTGCCTGCCTATTACCTGATTTATCAGGAATATTTAACTTATATCCCAGAACTGTTCCATGCGGAAATAGCAATGGTACCTGTGTTTGTCCTGTCGATTCTGTTAACGAAGAAAGTCTGGCGATCCTATCCATACGTCATGACACATGCGCAAACCGTCATACTTGCCTTCATTACCGTATATCTCGTACAGGATGCGATTGTTAGTCACACGGTCTGGGATGCGGTTATCATCGGGGTTCTGTCACTTGCATCGCTGCTGGCAGGAATGTATCTTCAGATCAAATCGTATTTCTTTATCGGGCTTGGGACATTACTGTTCAACGTTATCTATCAGACCAAACCTTACTGGGGCAATATGCCGTGGTGGGCGTATCTGTTAATGGCAGGTATTCTGTTAATTGCAATCGCAAGCTACAATGAATGGAAAAAACAACGAGACGATGAAGGCAGATTGGAGAAGAAAGTAAAAGGGATGATTGTCCGGTTTAGAGAGTGGAATTGATCTGTATTCACCTCACTCTTCCTTGCCATACTTACAATAGGAATCAATTTAAAGATAAAAGAAAAAGCTCTTTGCTATATTAGCAGAGGGCTTTTTTCTCTTGCATTTTTTTCCTATATGTTTTACTATATATCTAAATGATATATATCTTTTAGATAGGTGGGTGAGAATGAAGACATATAACGATACAACCTACGCCATATTAGGAATTTTAACAACTAATTGCAAAAGCGGATATGAGATTAAAAAGTTCATTGATCAAAGCTTGAATCATTTCTGGAAAATCAGCTATGGCCAAATATACCCCACCCTAAAATTACTTGTACAAGATGGCTTAGCAGAAGTTCAAACCGAATCTGTACCAGGAAAACCAGCCAGTAAGGATTATCACCTTACAACGAAAGGCATGGAGCTGCTTAAAAAATGGTTAGCGCAGCCGACCGGGCAATTGCCTGTAGAACGAAATGAGATTTTGCTCAAACTTTTTTTCGGCCGCCAACAGAGCGAGGAACAGTCGAGAATACTGCTGCAGGATTATAAACAGGAGCTGAAAAAACGGTATTTCACATATGAAGCCATTGAGCGATCCATTATGGAACACGAAGAGGACGAAGAAGATACGAAGTACTGGCTGTTTACACTAGACTACGGAAAAAGGTCGACACAAGCGGCGATCGATTGGTGTCATGTAACACTTGCTCAACTTTCCACTAAGGAGGAATAGTAATGCCAAAGGAAATCTATACAGGGCGTTATACCACTGATAATTCTGAGGATATCGTTGTGTTTCTGATTGGTATGAGAATAAATAAGCGGTTGGCGATCCATAAGTGGTTACCGGTGTTCAACGCTATGCCTGGCATGATAAAAGAGCTGTATACGAACAAGGAAGAATTGGGATTTCTGTCAATGGAAAGCTACTTCGGCCTGAGAACCACTGTCATGATTCAATATTGGCGTTCAACCGAAGACCTGCTAGCCTATGCAAAAAACGAAAAGCATTTAACCGCGTGGAGAAATTTCAACACAAAAGTCGGTAACAATGAAACAGTCGGCATTTACCATGAAACGTATCGATTGCAGAAAGGCAATTACGAATCGATTTACGGCAACATGCCACGATACGGTCTTGGGAAGGCTTTGGAACATTTACCTGTTACGACTGACAGAAAAACAGCAAGCAAGCGGTTAGGCTGATGTCTGTTTTGATATTATTAATGAGGTGAAATCGAGCAAATTACCGTCCGATGGATCTTGCAACGAGTAGCGCCTATTAGATAAGAGAGAAGCACCTGTAAAAGTATACGCAGGTGCTTCTCTTTTTCCTATTTGTTTAACAAAGCCTCCGCTTCAAGCTGCAGCACGCGGGCAATTCCATCATCGATATGTTTGCCTGATTGCGCTTCTACTTGATTGCTAAAAGAAGTGACATGTTCGTACGCTAATTTCTTCTGCAAGCTATGAGTAATGCCGAGATTATCAATCATTCCGTTCTCAACAAATACCGTTACTAGTCTTTTCAGTGCTAGAAGCGGATCTTTTTGATAAGACAGGTATCCTAAGTGGTACGGATACAGTGCACTGCTACGCGCAGGTTCCATGAAATCAACATCTGGCAAGCTTCCATCTGCTTTTCTAGGTGCTGTTAGCTCAGACATATCCAGACTTTTAAAATCCTCAGCTGTCAGCGCTAGCCCTCCATCAATCGTCCAGGAATTATTTGTTTCATTTTCTGGCGGCGTATTATTGTTCGATGTTAATACACCTTCGAAAGCAATATTGCCGTGTAACACCTCTCTGTACCCAGCAATGTCCTCCTCACTGCTTGGGCTGACACGCTCGAGCATATTAAAATTGGAACCATAGCCAGGTTGGTAAGCCGTGTTATTATACCAATAAGCGGATTGACCAGGCTGGTGATTGGCATAGAAGTTGTTCCCGCCATTATTGGCAGCGAGATTATATTGCACAGTATGAACCGGCAAAGGGTCCGGGAGACCGGTCGTGTTATAACTATACCCACCAACCTTAAAGCCATTTTTATCGCCTAAACGATCCTGATTTCCCTGATGTCCAAAAGCCCAGTTCCCATGAAAAATCACATTCCCCTCTGAACTGATACTGTCAAAACCATCGTCACTATTATTCCATGCACGGTTATTAATGAATAATACTTCTTTTCCATGAGCACCAAAACCGTCTATGTTACCAGCTGACCTGGAAGTAGGGCCAATGTTGTTATAGGCATCGGAATTGTAGACAATCCCTGAGGCATTGCCGCCCGCATAGTAAAAACCGATTGCCTCATTATCATGCACAGACATATTCCAAAAGTTTGCTTCGCCCATCATTCTAAAGGCGGCAGCTTGCTTCTGTTCGCCTACTTTTATCCCTGTCACATCAAAACCTTCAAAGTTAATGTCTGTTACATCCTCCCCAACATAAAAACCAATGACACGCTGATCGGTAGGCATATCACTAAAATCAAAAACTGGTCTATCATCTCCAGGATAAGCTTTGTAGGTAATGCCACTCTTATACATATCATTCACATAGTGAAAAACATCTTCAAGCGGATTGTCCGTTTCAGTTATTTCGAACTCATCATAGACTCCCTCACGAATATATACTGTGTCACCGTCAGATGCCTGAGATTGAGCTTTCATCAGACTTTTAAACGGTTCTGCTTTCGTTCCAGGATTGCTGTCACTGCCAGTTGGAGAAATGAAATAAGTATGATGCGCCTCACTTGCATAAACCGTGCCTGTCATAAAGATAACGGCGAACATAACCCCAATCAACGTCAAACTAATTTTCTTCAACGATAGTTCTCCCTTCTTTATTAGCGATAGTTTTCCATAGTGTTGCCTGCTAATAATCCTCCCTTCTACGGAAAAATAATTATATGAAAACGATTACATTAATAGTATAGCGTAATAAATTCTGTCATTCATGTTCTGAAAGTGTTCCATTTTTCCAGAAAATTGTCTGAGCGTGCTTCTTCTGCTTTACTCCAACATTAGAGGTGAATCGTTGGTACGAAAACATTTCCACTTTATCTCAGTCAATATTGTTAACCTTTATTAAATTTAGTTGACAATAGATAAGACTTTCCGTTATGCTAGAAAAAACAATTACCGTGGAGGAGAGAAAAAAAGATGAAATTAAGAGCAGTTGATATCACACTAGCGGGGATGTTTGCTTCCCTAATGGCAATCGGCGCCAATATTACGTCCTTCATTGTCATTGGCGGCGTGCCTATTACACTGACCACCTTTTTCTGTATATTAGCAGGATTGTTGCTAGGCAGCCGATTAGGGGCTATTTCGATGATAGTCTATGCATTGGTAGGGCTTGCTGGCGCACCTGTCTTCTCTCATTTCTCAGGCGGGTGGTCCGCCATCGTCAGTCCGACCTTCGGATTTATTCTATCTTACATTATCGTAGCGTACGTCGTCGGAAAAATAGTAGAACGAAAGGCTAGCAAAACGAATTTTGTCATTGCTGCACTGGTCGGTTTGTGCATTAATTATGGCTTTGGCACAAATTGGATGTACTTTGCCTATCAATTTTTGGCCTCCGCCGAGGAGATCAGTTACAAGGTGGCATGGCTATGGATGGCAGCTCCTCTGCCAAAAGACCTTATTCTCGCAGTCTTCGCCGGCACATTAGCACCACGTCTCTATAAAAGCATCAACCGTAACACACCAGTCATCGCCAAAAAAGAGGCCTCCTAAGCTTGCTTGGAGACCTCTTTTTCATCTGGAAAAATAAAGGTGGGAGTGAAGTCGACAGCCTGGATTGAAAGAACTGCCGCAATGCGGACATGCGGAATCACACTGCATATATGCGGAGATCGTTAATGCTGTCCCGCATTTCCCACAGAGAATCGCTTGCTGATTGTACTCCTCTTCCGGCCATACTTCGGCTGGATGATCTGCTTCTTCTTCATGACACTTGTAGCAAGGATAATGCGTGTTGCAACATTTAAATTTAATCGCAACGATATCCTCCGGCAAACGGTAATGCTTGCAACGAGTTTCCTGATCTATAACTGCTCCATGAACATGGACACCATGTATCTTCTTCACACCGACACCTTCTTTATAATTCTTTTTCCATGACAATATTGGTAGTTTGATAGTCTAATGAATCGTATAAATGAACAGCTGTTTTGTTATGGCCAAATACATGAAGGCCTATTTTCTGCATGCCCAATTGCTTTGCTTCTACCTCGATTTGCTGCATCGCCGCTTTCCCATAGCCTTTGCCACGATATGCTTCCTCTATCAAAATATCATAGATGAACCCTTTTTCGGCAGTTTGTCTGGCCAGCCAGATGATGCCGACCTGATCACCATTCTCGCTCATAATCGCAAATAAATAATGGTCTTTCGTGTGTTCCCTGTCTGGCAACAGGTTATCAAAATCTTGCCTGGCATGTTGAAGCGAATCTTCCTCTGTCCAATTACCAGCTTTCACCTTTTCCGCTGCATAATTTGTAATCGCTGTTTGGAAAAATTGTTGAAATTGAGCTGTGGTCATTGGTTGTAGTGTTACCATGACGGGTCACTCCTTTATTGTTGGCGTTATAAAGCGGGACTGCTATCAGTGAGGGAGCTTTTGGCTCCTACTGATTGCTAGCGAAACTTATCTGGAAGTTATCGTCCGTTTATCCCCCACTTAGCGCCGTGATAAAAAAATAGCGTTGTATACATGATAGCATATTATGCAGAGGTTTTCGTCGGCCATGTTAGCTGGTAAGTCTTTTTCTTGTTGTTGAGAGGCAATCTTATGGACAGCTTTTACCCTTTTTGCTTTTTTTTGTCCACGAGAACCGGTCTTATGGACAGCTTTTACCGATTCTGCATTTTTCTGTCCACGAGATTCGATCTTATGGACAACTTTTCGCGATTTTGCATTTTTCTGTCCACGAGATCCGATCTTATGGACAGCTTTTACCGATTCTGCATTTTTCTGTCCACGAGATTCGGTCTTATGGACAGCTTTTCTCGATTTTGCATTTTTCTGTCCACGAGATCCGGTCTTATGGACAACTTTTCCCAATTTCATATTTTTCTGTCCTCGAGTCCAATCTTCCGGACTCGTTCACCACGATTACGCGTTTTCCTGTCCATAAGCATAAGCGCAATCTCTATTTCACAAGCTGTGCGGAGACGACCAGGCGATTCTCATGTGTGCCGACATCATCGAGAAATTCACCTGTACAGGTTATCAACTTCAGTGTTCGGGCAGCGGAGTAGCCGAATACTTCACTGATCGGGGCTTCGTCTTTTGGGTAGCTCTTGGTTTGATAGACTTCGAAGGTTAACTGCTCGCCTTCCTCATTGGTGATATGAATCTTGTCACCTTCCTGCATGTCTTCCAAGTGATAAAAAACGGCTGGTCCTGTTTTGTTATCGACATGGCCGGCCATTACTGCGCTGCCTTGCTCGCCTGGCTTGGCACCGAATTCGTACCAGCCGACATTTTCGTCTTGCTCTGGCACGCCCATTTGACCGTTCGATAGTTTTCCAACATGCTCGATAGCGGCTGAAACGTCGATAGCAGGGATTGAAATGGTTGCAGGAATAATGCTTCCACCTTCATTTTCCCCTGAATCATCTTCCGCCTCACCACTTGCATATATATCTTCCCACTGCGCCGTTTCCACAGCACTCCGCTCTTCCTTCTGCTCCATCTCTGATGGCTGCGCTGAACCAGAACCATTGACATTTTGCTCCGATTGACTGCAGCCAGCTATCAAGCCAACTATGAAAAGAGCCATCATCATTTTCAGACATTTCATATTCACTTCACCTCGCCCATACATTTAAAGTAGAAAAGAGAGGATCCATGCCCTCTCTTTTCCTTCTAAGCTGTTATTTAGACTGTGCGGCATTTCTTCTGCGATACGTCGTATATCCTGCTGCTGCCATGATGACGAAGACAGATGCTACGATATAAGCAATGTAGTCCATCATATCTTTATCTGTACCGCCCATACCGGTCTTCGGCATATCGCTTGGCATGGATGATTCGAATTTGTCCGGATGTTGCGCCACGATCGCTCCTGACAGTGCTTTGGAAATATCATTGGCATAGACATAACCTTCATGGAAAGAATCATACGCCTCTTCATAATTACCTGCTGCATACGCATCGAACGAACCGATTAACTGATTAACGTGCTCTTGTAATTCGGCCGCTACAGCATCAGCAGAAATGTTGCCATCTGTTGCTGTTTCCATGAACGCGGAGAAATCTTCGCGATATTGCGCCAGTTCATCTAATGCTGCTTGTTTTGCTTCTTCATCTTCATTAGCTGTTGCTTTCACATAATCAACGAAGTAGCTGACATGGTCACTCCACATTGACTTGAACTGTTCCCCAGCTTCTGCACCATATACCGATTCGATCGTCTTCGCCAGCTTATCGGTATTCTCTGACAATTGCGCTGCGTTCGCTTCAAAAATTTCAGCAGATTCTTCCCCTTCGATACCATTCTGCATTGCTGTTACCGCAAATACAACATGATTTGATAAAATGTTATTTAACGTCTGACGTAAATCAGATGCTGGTGTTACTGCCATCGTGTTGTTAAATTTGTCCGGGAATTGGCTGGTAATCGCACTTGATAAGCCTTTTGCCGGCATAAACATATGATTACTTGCTTCTGCATGCAAGTTGAATGCTTCCTCATAATTGCCATCTACATACGCGTCAAATGCACCAATTAATTGATTGACGTGCTGCTGTAAGCCTTCTGCTAATGCATCAGCTTCGACACGTCCTTCTGTTGCATCATCTAAAAAGGTGGAAAATTCCTGACGATATTGCTTTAACTCATCTAATGCTGCTTGTTTTTTCGCCTCATCTTCTTCTGCTGTTCCCATTACATAGTCAACGAAATAGCCAATATGTGCGCTCCACATATCTTTAAACGCTTGTCCTGCTTCATCGCCATAGACGGACGCAATGGCCGCAGATAAATCATCCGTGTTCTCAGAAAGTTGTGCTTTTGCTGCATCAAAATCTTCTGCACCTTCAATTCCTTTACGCATCGTGATGACGGCTAAGTTCGCATGCTCAGATAATGAAGTAGAAAGCGTTGCCCGCAAGTCTGCTCCTGCTGTACTAACCGTTGGCATCGAATCTTCACTTGCTGCGCTGACATACTCCCCTGTTGTCGGTATCAATAAAGCTGCACTCATTGGTACGACTACTAATGCTTTTTTCCAATTCATTTAAAATCCACTCTCCCTTTTTTAATAAATCTACTAGGCTTACGCAAGGAATGTGGAGTTGGATCACTTATTACGAAAAAAAGTTTAAAAGAAAAGCCGGTTCCCTTATCAGAAACCGGTCATAGCAGGCATTTAGCCCAGCTTATTTTTTTGGCAAACAAATCAGTGCTTTAAATAAATCGCCATCAATCTGGATCTCGAAGCTGCCGTTCTGTGTCTCGATCAGGTTCTTGGCAATCGACAGACCTAATCCGCTACCCTGGCTCGTGCGCGATTCGTCTGCTCGCTTAAAACGTGTCAGCAATTCATCAGCTGGAATATTCAATTCATAGGCCGCAATATTTTTAAACGACAGACAGACCTGATCGCCCACGTCCTCGATATCTATATATACTCTCGTCCCTCGCAGTGAGTATTTAAAAATGTTAGACAGGACATTTTCGATCGATCGCCA is a genomic window of Gracilibacillus salinarum containing:
- a CDS encoding PadR family transcriptional regulator; this encodes MKTYNDTTYAILGILTTNCKSGYEIKKFIDQSLNHFWKISYGQIYPTLKLLVQDGLAEVQTESVPGKPASKDYHLTTKGMELLKKWLAQPTGQLPVERNEILLKLFFGRQQSEEQSRILLQDYKQELKKRYFTYEAIERSIMEHEEDEEDTKYWLFTLDYGKRSTQAAIDWCHVTLAQLSTKEE
- a CDS encoding DUF4188 domain-containing protein; this translates as MPKEIYTGRYTTDNSEDIVVFLIGMRINKRLAIHKWLPVFNAMPGMIKELYTNKEELGFLSMESYFGLRTTVMIQYWRSTEDLLAYAKNEKHLTAWRNFNTKVGNNETVGIYHETYRLQKGNYESIYGNMPRYGLGKALEHLPVTTDRKTASKRLG
- a CDS encoding right-handed parallel beta-helix repeat-containing protein, with protein sequence MKKISLTLIGVMFAVIFMTGTVYASEAHHTYFISPTGSDSNPGTKAEPFKSLMKAQSQASDGDTVYIREGVYDEFEITETDNPLEDVFHYVNDMYKSGITYKAYPGDDRPVFDFSDMPTDQRVIGFYVGEDVTDINFEGFDVTGIKVGEQKQAAAFRMMGEANFWNMSVHDNEAIGFYYAGGNASGIVYNSDAYNNIGPTSRSAGNIDGFGAHGKEVLFINNRAWNNSDDGFDSISSEGNVIFHGNWAFGHQGNQDRLGDKNGFKVGGYSYNTTGLPDPLPVHTVQYNLAANNGGNNFYANHQPGQSAYWYNNTAYQPGYGSNFNMLERVSPSSEEDIAGYREVLHGNIAFEGVLTSNNNTPPENETNNSWTIDGGLALTAEDFKSLDMSELTAPRKADGSLPDVDFMEPARSSALYPYHLGYLSYQKDPLLALKRLVTVFVENGMIDNLGITHSLQKKLAYEHVTSFSNQVEAQSGKHIDDGIARVLQLEAEALLNK
- a CDS encoding biotin transporter BioY: MKLRAVDITLAGMFASLMAIGANITSFIVIGGVPITLTTFFCILAGLLLGSRLGAISMIVYALVGLAGAPVFSHFSGGWSAIVSPTFGFILSYIIVAYVVGKIVERKASKTNFVIAALVGLCINYGFGTNWMYFAYQFLASAEEISYKVAWLWMAAPLPKDLILAVFAGTLAPRLYKSINRNTPVIAKKEAS
- a CDS encoding CHY zinc finger protein; protein product: MKKIHGVHVHGAVIDQETRCKHYRLPEDIVAIKFKCCNTHYPCYKCHEEEADHPAEVWPEEEYNQQAILCGKCGTALTISAYMQCDSACPHCGSSFNPGCRLHSHLYFSR
- a CDS encoding GNAT family N-acetyltransferase, which gives rise to MVTLQPMTTAQFQQFFQTAITNYAAEKVKAGNWTEEDSLQHARQDFDNLLPDREHTKDHYLFAIMSENGDQVGIIWLARQTAEKGFIYDILIEEAYRGKGYGKAAMQQIEVEAKQLGMQKIGLHVFGHNKTAVHLYDSLDYQTTNIVMEKEL
- a CDS encoding class F sortase, with translation MKCLKMMMALFIVGLIAGCSQSEQNVNGSGSAQPSEMEQKEERSAVETAQWEDIYASGEAEDDSGENEGGSIIPATISIPAIDVSAAIEHVGKLSNGQMGVPEQDENVGWYEFGAKPGEQGSAVMAGHVDNKTGPAVFYHLEDMQEGDKIHITNEEGEQLTFEVYQTKSYPKDEAPISEVFGYSAARTLKLITCTGEFLDDVGTHENRLVVSAQLVK
- a CDS encoding copper amine oxidase; protein product: MNWKKALVVVPMSAALLIPTTGEYVSAASEDSMPTVSTAGADLRATLSTSLSEHANLAVITMRKGIEGAEDFDAAKAQLSENTDDLSAAIASVYGDEAGQAFKDMWSAHIGYFVDYVMGTAEEDEAKKQAALDELKQYRQEFSTFLDDATEGRVEADALAEGLQQHVNQLIGAFDAYVDGNYEEAFNLHAEASNHMFMPAKGLSSAITSQFPDKFNNTMAVTPASDLRQTLNNILSNHVVFAVTAMQNGIEGEESAEIFEANAAQLSENTDKLAKTIESVYGAEAGEQFKSMWSDHVSYFVDYVKATANEDEEAKQAALDELAQYREDFSAFMETATDGNISADAVAAELQEHVNQLIGSFDAYAAGNYEEAYDSFHEGYVYANDISKALSGAIVAQHPDKFESSMPSDMPKTGMGGTDKDMMDYIAYIVASVFVIMAAAGYTTYRRRNAAQSK